The Notoacmeibacter ruber DNA segment GTTCAGCCCGTCCCAATCATGGATCACGAGGACGAGCCCTTTCGAATCATCCGTCGCCGGCGCGTAATAGCCCTCATAATCGGAACCGGCCGCCTGATAGGTCACGGCCTCGCCGGCCATGGCCGCGGTTGCGCTGGCCGTCGCGAGCCCTGCCGCCAAGAATATCTGTCGCATGTTTCGTCCTTTCGATTCTGGACATATGAAATATAACTAGGCCACCGCGGGCACGCGGCCAGCGCAGCACTCTTTCGCTCTCGCCGCTTTGCGTCTATATGCGCGCCAACCTCTCCTTTCAGACGATCTTTCAGAAAGCGCGCCACCATGGCCCTCCGCAATATCGCCATCATCGCTCACGTCGACCACGGCAAGACCACCCTCGTCGACGAACTGCTGAAGCAGTCCGGCGCCTTCCGCGAAAACCAGCGCGTCGCCGAACGCGCAATGGACAGCAACGAGCTCGAACAGGAGCGTGGCATCACCATTCTCGCCAAGGCGACGTCGGTGGAGTGGAAGGGCACGCGCATCAACATCGTCGATACGCCCGGCCACGCCGATTTCGGCGGCGAGGTGGAGCGCATCCTCTCCATGGTCGATGGCGCGGTGCTGCTGGTCGACGCCGCCGAAGGGCCGATGCCGCAGACGAAATTCGTCGTCGGCAAGGCGCTCAAGGTCGGTCTGAAGCCGATCGTCGCGATCAACAAGATCGACCGGCCCGATGGCCGCCATGACGAGGTGCTGGACGAGATCTTCGATCTTTTCGCCAATCTCGATGCCAATGAAGAGCAGCTCGACTTCCCGGTCCTCTACGGCTCCGGCCGCGATGGCTGGATGGCCGCCGAACCGGACGGCCCGAAAGAGGACCTGTCGCCGCTCTTCGACCTCGTCCTGAAGCATGTGCCGGAGCCGACCACCGAGGCCGGCCCCTTCCGCATGATCGGCACGATCCTCGAAGCCAACCCCTTTCTTGGCCGCATCATCACCGGGCGCATCGCCTCGGGCACGCTCAAGCCGAACCAGCCGGTCAAGGTGCTGCACCATGACGGCAAGCTGCTGGAAACGGGCCGCATCTCGAAAATCCTCGGCTTCCGCGGCCTGGAGCGCCAGCCGATCGACAGCGCCGAGGCGGGCGACATCGTCGCAATCGCCGGCCTTTCCGAGGGCACCGTCGCCGACACCTTCTGCGATCCGTCCGTCAGCGAGCCGCTGGAAGCCCAGCCCATCGATCCGCCGACCGTGACCATGAGCTTCATCGTCAACGATTCGCCGCTGGCCGGCACCGAGGGCGACAAGGTGACGAGCCGCGTCATCCGCGATCGCCTCTTCAAGGAGGCCGAAGGCAATGTCGCGCTGAAGATCGAGGAAGCGGAAGACAAGGACAGTTTCTACGTCTCCGGCCGCGGCGAATTGCAGCTCGCCGTGCTCATCGAGACCATGCGCCGCGAAGGCTTCGAACTGGCCGTCTCCCGCCCGCGCGTCGTCATGCACAATGACGAGGCCGGCAATCTGATGGAGCCAATCGAAGAGGTCGTGATCGACGTCGACGAGGAATATGCCGGCACGGTCGTCCAGAAGATGAGCGAGCGGAAGGGCGACATGATCGAGCTGCGCCCCAGTGGCGGCGGGCGCCAGCGCCTCGTCTTCCACGCGCCGACGCGCGGCCTGATCGGCTATCAGAGCGAACTGCTCACCGATACGCGCGGCACGGCCATCATGAACCGCCTGTTCCACGAATATGCGCCCCATCGCGGGCCGATCGGCGGGCGCGTGCAGGGCGTTCTCATCAGCAACGACAATGGCGAAGCCGCCGCCTACGCCCTCTTCAACCTGGAAGATCGCGGCCCGATGGTCATCGAGGCCGGCGAGAAGGTCTATCAGGGCATGATTATCGGCATCCACACCCGCGACAACGATCTCGAGGTGAATGTGCTGAAGGGCAAGAAGCTGACGAACATGCGCGCCTCCGGCAAGGATGAGGCGGTCAAGCTGACCCCGCCCATCCGTATGACGCTGGAACGCGCCCTCTCATGGATTCAGGATGACGAGCTGGTCGAGGTGACGCCGAAGAATATCCGCCTCAGAAAGCTCTATCTGGATAGCCACGAGCGCAAGCGCTTCGAAAAATCCGCCAAGGCGGGCTAACCGGCAACGAGTGCCGCGCTGTCCACATATTCCACGGTCAGCGCGGCCAGTAGCGCATAGCGCGCCAGTTTGCCGGCGGTCACAAGCACCAGAAAGAAGGTTAGCGGCGTCCGCGCCGCGCCGGCCAGCACCGTCAGCGGATCGCCGATGATCGGCATCCAGCTCAGCAGCAGCGTCCAGATGCCATAGCGCCGGTAGAACCGGCTGTAGCGCGTCAGCGCCGCAGGCGAGACGGGGAACCACCGCCGGTCGGAAAAGTGCAGCAGAAATCGCCCGCACACAAAGTTCACGCACGAGCCCAGCACATTGCCGAGCGTCGCAACGCCGACCAGCATGGCAGCGCTCCCCTCGCCAGCCGCCAATAGCCCGACGAGCACCGCCTCCGACGCGCCCGGCAGCAGCGTCGCGCCCAAAAAGGCTGAGGCCAACAGGCCAAGCATAGCCGAAACTTCCATGAGAATCTGGCGGTGAGGATGATGATCTGCCGGTTAGGTGAAATGGCGCGGAGTGTTAAGGGCGGCGGTCCGTTTTCGAACGAACAGACGGAATGACGGTCCACTCCGAAGCATGTCAGATTCGCGCGGCTTCCACCGCTCAGCCAGAAAAGGAAAGTCGAAAAGGTAGAAAAGAGGAAATAAAACTAATAAATTTCGTATATGATCTCGACGATTGCTGGAGCGCCCAAGAAATCCGGGCGCGGCGCCCCTGAACGTCCGCCAATGGAAGAACACTGCTCGATCTTCGACAAACGAAAATACCGCCAACCTAGATTCCCACTGCTAGAATTGCCCGCCACTTGCCAACCAAACAATATTAAATCGCCTGTGCGTGATCGGCCGATCACATGGATTTCGACGACTCTTTTTAAGCCATCATATTCGAATTCAACAGGCCTGCACTCCTTCGCCGCCGATAGAAGTTCTTCAAGCATGCAAAAGTTTCCCGATACTTATTGCAATTTCGTCGAGCATGGAAAGCTCGGCGTCGCCGGCAGCAATCTCGTTAATAATCGCTCGAGCAACAACTGGGCTTTTACAGGCTTCCTTACTAGTTATATCAAATCCAGTACAATGACGATTCATAATTTCAGTATATTTGACTAAACCAACCTCCGACTGCAAATAGCTCTCGATGTGCCCTCTGAAGGCAGCGCCCCTTTCGAATACTCCGCTTGGAAAATCGTCTTCCTCCTCGCCTATCATCCGCATCAGTCGTCTGTTGCGCTTGATAGTCTGAGCTCGGTCATTTCCCTTCTCCGAGAAATCATTGTCCCACAAAACAAATGCAGGAATTCCCATTTTATCAAACGCAAAAAAAGGCTTATCTAGTTTTGATTTCCCCCCAACGCTGATTACTGAGAGTCCACTCAGATCTAGATCAGGTCGCCGTATTTCAAAATAAGCTCTGATCATCTCCGCGTCCGAGACGCCCTCGACAATCAACACAGTATCCGCAAAGAAGCCCTCCGATACTTCACGAGTAAAAATATGAAGCCCTGCGGCGAAAGCAATTTCAGATTTTGGATTAGGTGACTGCAAAAGACCGGCCATCCCCGCAGAAAAATCAGTCAAGGACAAAGAATTACAGTCAGTGGAGAAATGTCCGTCCTCGCATTTTCTTTTCGAAATACGTCGGACATGGGCTATATCTGCCATATGAACGAATTTTTCACTGTGCGTCGTAAATATAATTTGAACTCGTATTCCTGTATGCCGGTTAAATGACTCAGTGATAGCCTTGAAGGCGCCGTAAAATGTTGACTGCTTCAGTGGATGCTGATATATTTCGGGCTCCTCAATAATAATTATTATATCACTCTGTGGCGAAGTAAATTCCTCTCCCTTCTCCTCCTCTAAGTCTCGACCTGTTAGAAATCTCACAATAGAAAAAAGCATAGCTCTCTGAAGGCCATGGCCTACATTCTCTACGTCAACTGCTATGTCGCGGTGCTTTATACTAAGGGTCGCTGAAGGATATTGAATGGGCATAT contains these protein-coding regions:
- the typA gene encoding translational GTPase TypA — translated: MALRNIAIIAHVDHGKTTLVDELLKQSGAFRENQRVAERAMDSNELEQERGITILAKATSVEWKGTRINIVDTPGHADFGGEVERILSMVDGAVLLVDAAEGPMPQTKFVVGKALKVGLKPIVAINKIDRPDGRHDEVLDEIFDLFANLDANEEQLDFPVLYGSGRDGWMAAEPDGPKEDLSPLFDLVLKHVPEPTTEAGPFRMIGTILEANPFLGRIITGRIASGTLKPNQPVKVLHHDGKLLETGRISKILGFRGLERQPIDSAEAGDIVAIAGLSEGTVADTFCDPSVSEPLEAQPIDPPTVTMSFIVNDSPLAGTEGDKVTSRVIRDRLFKEAEGNVALKIEEAEDKDSFYVSGRGELQLAVLIETMRREGFELAVSRPRVVMHNDEAGNLMEPIEEVVIDVDEEYAGTVVQKMSERKGDMIELRPSGGGRQRLVFHAPTRGLIGYQSELLTDTRGTAIMNRLFHEYAPHRGPIGGRVQGVLISNDNGEAAAYALFNLEDRGPMVIEAGEKVYQGMIIGIHTRDNDLEVNVLKGKKLTNMRASGKDEAVKLTPPIRMTLERALSWIQDDELVEVTPKNIRLRKLYLDSHERKRFEKSAKAG
- a CDS encoding YqaA family protein, giving the protein MEVSAMLGLLASAFLGATLLPGASEAVLVGLLAAGEGSAAMLVGVATLGNVLGSCVNFVCGRFLLHFSDRRWFPVSPAALTRYSRFYRRYGIWTLLLSWMPIIGDPLTVLAGAARTPLTFFLVLVTAGKLARYALLAALTVEYVDSAALVAG
- a CDS encoding WYL domain-containing protein — its product is MLEELLSAAKECRPVEFEYDGLKRVVEIHVIGRSRTGDLILFGWQVAGNSSSGNLGWRYFRLSKIEQCSSIGGRSGAPRPDFLGAPAIVEIIYEIY
- a CDS encoding ATP-dependent nuclease produces the protein MNDVVRQTFENKTEFKEFISQSKDRLKDLTDPNSVPQLAGIGSNLTSILSGFYSDTEVVASILPIEDMPIQYPSATLSIKHRDIAVDVENVGHGLQRAMLFSIVRFLTGRDLEEEKGEEFTSPQSDIIIIIEEPEIYQHPLKQSTFYGAFKAITESFNRHTGIRVQIIFTTHSEKFVHMADIAHVRRISKRKCEDGHFSTDCNSLSLTDFSAGMAGLLQSPNPKSEIAFAAGLHIFTREVSEGFFADTVLIVEGVSDAEMIRAYFEIRRPDLDLSGLSVISVGGKSKLDKPFFAFDKMGIPAFVLWDNDFSEKGNDRAQTIKRNRRLMRMIGEEEDDFPSGVFERGAAFRGHIESYLQSEVGLVKYTEIMNRHCTGFDITSKEACKSPVVARAIINEIAAGDAELSMLDEIAISIGKLLHA